The genomic DNA AAAAGTATaagaatattatttacaatattcaGAGTTTCACGGATACATTCCACTGAGGAGGAGTGAGGCTGAGGTATCTAGGGAGGAAATCCAGTAAACTAAAAGAGGGTAAATGGTACAGAACATCATTCAGAATTCAGACAAATATCTTTCACATGGTGCAAAAACTTTCTCCAGAAAGACAGGAATTAACTCCTCTAATAACTATTAAGTTGAGTAGGATGTTAAGTCTAAATACTTCATTAATCTCCTTCCCTCATTTAAAGAGCTGATGTTTGGGAGAAGGAATTATGTTCCAATACATTGAATTCCAAGAATGTAGCTTCTTTTTGCCTTGATTTCCAGCTGCTCATCCGGGTCTCACTGAGTTCTTCATCTATGGATATGTTCAAGCAGACTTTTGGCTGATGATTTGGCTGAGGTGTTCTAGGAGAACTTTAAGCTCAGATGGATAGGTTCTCTATATGGTCCAAAAGCCACCCTTCCAATCCCGAGTTTACATAATTTGTTATTTGACATCTTTAATTTGCTCCTCAGAAACTCATGGGccaggaaaacaaaagccagatATGGGTGAGAGAGTTCATTCTGCTGGGGCTGTCCAGTGATTGGGTGACTCAGGTCTCCCTCTTTGTCCTGATCCTGGCCATGTACGTGGTGACTACTGTGGGAAATGTCCTCATTCTTGCCCTGATCAGACTGGACAGCAGGCTTCAtacccccatgtacttcttccttagTGTTTTATCCTTTGTGGACCTTTGCTATTCAAACAGCTTTGCCCCACAAATGCTGGCCCACTTTCTCTCAGCTCAGAAGTCCATCCCATTCCACAGTTGTGTGCTCCAGTTCTACGTGTCCCTGGCATTGGGTGGGTCTGAGTTCTTCTTGCTGGGagccatggcctatgaccgctatgtggcggTGTGCCACCCACTTCACTACATAGTCATCATGCATGGAGGGCTGTGCCTGGGGCTGGCTGCCGGCTGCTTGGTGGCTGGTTTCATGAATTCACTGATGGAAACAATCATCACCTTCCGGCTTCCTCTGTGTCACAAAGTTATCAATCACTTTGCCTGTGAGACCCTAGCAGTGCTACGGCTAGCCTGTGTGGACATCTCCTTCAACAAGATCATGGTGGCCATCTCAGGATTTCTGCTGATCATGCTTCCCTGTTCTCTGGTCCTCTTCTCCTACGGTCGTATAGTTGCTGCCATTCTGCGCATTCGTTCTACTCAGGGACGCCGCAAAGCATTTGGGACTTGTGCCTcccatctcactgtggtttgCATGTGCTTTGGGGCAGCCATCTCCACCTACCTGAGGCCACAGTCAGCTTCCTcaatggaagaagagaagatggTTGCTCTATTCTATGCGGTGGTGGCACCTATGTTGAATCCCTTGATCTATAGCTTGAGGAATAAGGAAGTTATGGCTGCTCTCCAGAAAGTTTTGGAGAAATTCAGAGATAAACGGTAAAGACTGTAAGAACTTCTTGCTATCTAAGATCAACACCAAAAAGGAGATCAGATAAGTATAGATGGGACTTCCACACTCACACTAAAGAAGACTATTATGGTCAGATCCTTGCATTTGAATAACGTTTTCCTCCACATAATTGATGAATTTCCTTATGTAGGCCCATACCTGATAACTTACGTGTCAGTTGTCTGTGAGAGGGCCTCTTCTTTGATCATCATCTCTCAGTTATCCAGTGGTGTTTAGACTTcatcttcccatttttaattttattagccTGTTCAATGTATAAAGGAATGACCCCGAGCTTCATCAAGCAGACCTGGTTTGTGGAATGAATAGATAGATGAATTCCAGTGATTAGGTCTACTTTTACCTTGTGGAACTGAATGGAGAATGTCTGTTCCTATTGCTACACAGCAATACTCCAGTTATTTGTGGAACAATCTCATTTCCTCCAGGATAATCAGAAATGGtttcttcaactttttctttttttaatttttttttaaagattggcacctgagctaacaacttgccaatttttttttttttgctttttctccccaaatctccccagtagatcattgtatatttttagttgtgggttcttctacttgtggcatgtgggatgctgcctcaacatggtctgatgagccatgccatgcccttgcccagaatccgaactggtgaaaggCTGGGCTgtcgcagcggagcgcgcgaacttaaccactcagccacggggccggcctctcaaCTTTTCTTAAATAACAGCAATTTTAGAACTTTCAGCACCATTTGTGCTTTAATCTAGAGTGTGATATATTGTCctgaaataaataacatatgACATAATATTTGTTCAGACCAGTATATTGGATCTCATTTGCTTTTCAAGAATCAAATTTGCTTTTAAGATGCAAAATATTTGCGATTTCACTATACtcttttttattgcaataaatatatataaaacataaaatctgccattttagccattgttttttccttttgtgagggagactggccctgagctaacatccattgccaatcttcctctttttgcttgaggaagattgtcaccaagctaacatctgtgccaatcttcctgtattttatgggggacgccaccacagcatggcttgatgagcagtgctaggtctgcacctggaatccaaacctgcaaaacccaggctgccaaagcagagtgcgtcagcttaaccactatgccactgggctggccccaatgttttagccttttttttttaaagattggcacctgagctaacaactgttgccaatattttcttttttttaattcttctccccaaagccaccccagtacctagttgtatattctagttgtgagtgcctctggttgtgctctgtgaacaccgcctcagcatggcctgatgagcagtgccatgtgtgtgcccaggatccaagctggtgaaacgctgggccactgaagcagagcatgtgaacttaaccacttagccatggagATGGCCCCAgagccatttttaagtatacagttcagtggcattaattacattcacaatgttgtgcaaacatcaccactatctatttccaaaattatCTATCATTGTAGtcttttatttgattaatttccCAAGACTTGTTTCCTATAAACTGGTTACAAAGTTTCCACACccattgctctctttttttttaaaacttaagtgaAAGTGTATATATTTAGCTCTGCTAATTGTTATTATTGCTTTTCATACATCATACCAACCTGccaaaattattttggattttgatcCTCCGATTTATTCCAttagtttaatttctctttctatttcataGATATAATAAGcataaaaagctataaaaagaaataccAAATAGTATGTACCAATTATATATCACTGCAAACCTACCTCCAGGCAGTAAAGATGGGTCAGAATGTCATTGGAACCACATGGTATGTAGCTGtttcagatgggcttctttcacttagtaatgtgcatttaagtttcctctaggTCTTCTCATGGCttaatagttcatttctttttgaaattgaataatattccagtgtctGTATATACCaaagtttatccattcacctactgaaggacgtcttgtttgcttccaagttttgataGTTATGAATAGAGCAACGATAAACATTTGTATTCAGGTATCGTGTGGACATATTTTTGACGCCTACAGGTAAATACCAAGACGCattattgctggatcatatggtaaaagtatgtttagttttgtaagaaactgccaaattatctcctaaagtggctgtatcattttgcattcccactagcaatgaaagAGGGTTTCATTGTTCCATATTTgtaccagcatttggtgttttaattgttctggattttggccattttaacaggtatgtggctggccctggtggtctagtggttaagattcagcgctctcaccacaGCTGCcccgggttcatttcccactcagggaaccacatcactgCCTGTTGGCTGTCGTATTGTGGCGActtcatgttgctgtgatgctgaaagctatgccacagctatttcaaataccagtagggtcactcatggtggacaaagttcagcggagcttccagactaagacagactaggaagaaggacctagccacctacttccaaaataattggctgtgaaaaccctacgagtagcagcagagcattgtctgatgtagtgccgggaggtgagaggatggcacaaaaagacccagcagggttctgctctgttgtacgtgctaggagttggaatccaccgGATGGCACCAAGTCAAACAGGTGTGTAATGGTATTTCACTGctgttttaattggcatttccctgatgacatatgatgtggagcatttCTTCATATGTTTCTTTGTCATCTGCACattgtcttctttggtgagatgtctgttaaggtATTAgggccattttttaatcagattgtttgttttcttcttgttgaattttaagagttctttgtatattttggataacagttctttaacagatttgtcttttgcaaaaattttctcctagtcggtggcttgtcttttcattctcttgacatcaTTTAGTTTTAAGTGGTGACAGAAATACATATTAACATATGCAAGAACTCAATAAAATTATTACCTATTCATCTTTCATTAAGACTATAACAATTACAGCAACAAAATGTGCGAACAACTTCAGGCAACAAAAGATGGCTTAAAACAAAGGACTGAGGGACATGAAAGTTAAGCTGTGATAGGACAGGCAACAAGCTAAAGCCTTCTAAgtgtaaaataaactttaaaagatgtaaatttttatgtgctgaaagggaagaaataaaaggcagagtGGTGAGTACAAAATGAAGCTGCTGCCCCCACGGGGATGAGGACATGGATAGAGCGCAGAGTCTGGAAAGAGGTTTGAACTAAATCTGATTAACCACTTTTCCTTAAGAGATGATTCCAAGCAATTCTTTCCTGCCCCACAACCCTGTCAATCTGAGCCTAGGCAGGAAGTTCACACGTTACAGGTTGTCCTTAGTCATCTGGGCTTTTTCCACAATTTGGCCTACACATCTGACCCAAATACTAGCCTCCTCTGACACCACAGTCATTCCCAATTGTCCCCTGAAACTCCTGCTCCGTTATCAGCAAGATGCTCTGTATTCTAAGCCTCTTCCTTGAATGCATTCTTGTCTTTCTTGCTTTAACTTCAACCTGACTGTTCACTAGAACTCTgattcccctctcctctctcaaaTACAGACCCTGCAGCTCTTGTATTTCCTCTAACACTGGGCAGGAAGGTGAAGAGGGTATCTTTTGTGAGCCTCTGCCACTTCAAGACCattgctctttgtttttcctgaaatgaCTCCAGCTCCTTTGAACATATGCTATCAGAATATAGCACCATAATCCCCTCTTTTTCACATCGTTTACCAtctgtcttcctcattttatgGTGATTTACCACTAATTCTGTCATCACGTGTGGCAATTTCTACATATATGCAGAAGATCCATTTGGCATCCTGGCCTCTCAGTTACTtgacttcttttctccttccagtgTTTTTGTCCTCTATCCCACGCTCAGTCACCCACTTCTGTGACCATACTGTAGACCTTTTCATTGCCAATCATTGCACTACATCTAATATCTCCTTATCAAGTGCCCCATTCTCTGACcactatttctgtttttccagtTCACACCGTAGAGTATGACTCCAATGAACTTTGACCCCACCATGACCTCTATTACATTAACTCTAACACATTTTTTCATCCGTTACCAATCCCCCTACACTTCCTCTTATCACCCTCTTTCCCAGCATAGGACTCGTGCCCACTTGTGTGATCATTCCTTACGGATACTCTGTGGTCATCTCAGGACATTGTATCTGTAGTCAACTCTCCTCTCCTGTGTCAGAAGTGGATTTCCCATGAAGCCAATAAAGCTGAAGCTTCAGGGCTTCTTACTTACACAGGGTCCTTTGAGGTACatggtaattttttttgtaaaatatgcattatgaattttttcaaaattaagaattttaactGCAATTGGTTGAACTGATGTCAgtttccattcttattttccatctttcaaaCTTACCCTACTGGCAGGTAGTACTGGGGTGGCTTTGAGCATTTTGGGGACCTAGCAAAGGGAAAATTGAGTTCGGGTACTATATTCAtttcttagggctgctgtaacaaagactTATTctttcatggttctggaggctggaagttcaaaaCCAAGAAGTCAGTAGGGTCATTCTTCCTCTGCAGACTCTAGGAAAGAATCTTTTCTTACTTCTCCCAGGTTCTGGCGGCCTCAagcatcccttggcttgtgtcagcataactccaatctctgcttacTTCTGTTTTCACATGGCTTTCTTCTCCAtgctctttgtttcttctcctcttatTAAGATAATAGCCATTGAATTTCATATCAAGATTCtgaactaattacatctgcaaagatcctatttctaaATAGAGTCATATAATCAAGTTCTGAGTATACACATATTTTGGAGGGATACTAATCAAACCAGTATAGGCACATCTAGTTGGAATTCAGTGGGACACATTGTAGTGTGATTCACAGTCACTCCAACTTATAGTTAAGTTATTGGTAGTCACACAGGTTGGCTTTCAAGAACGCTCCTTCTATCCACTGTGCTGACTCACCCAGTGTCAATTATAGAGACAGGAATTTGTGGAAAGTTCTTCCAAATCTCATTGCTCACTTGAAAGAGGCTTAACTAAGAAGCCAATAGGtgtaaaataagataattaaaattatttaaagaaagaggcagaaaaggaaaacaaaaaacaaatgagacaaaaatgaaggcaaatagcaagatgatagatttaaatgCAAGTTTActcataataatattaaatgaaaattgtCTAAATATGATAATTAAAAGACGGAGGATATAATGTAGGGTAAAATAGAAAGACCCAGCTATGTACTCTCTAAAATTAAcccatttttaatataaacatgtagataaattaaaagtaaaaagatgaaaaagatataccatgcaataCTAGAATCAGAAATCTAGAGTGACTTTATTCACATCAAATGAAGTAATTAGAAGAATAAAGGATATTACCAAGGCAAAAGTGGACATTTTATCATAATAAAGGTATTGATTAATCAAGAGCACATATTTTAATTGAATAACAggcttacaaataaataaaaaataaatggacaaatccTCCACTGTTATTGGAAATGTTAACATCATTTTCCCAGTATTTGATAGATCAAGTAGGCAAAAGCCATTAAAGATATAGCAGATTTGAATCAATCTGAGCTAATTGACATttttagaacattccattcaGCAATAGAAGAATGCAAATGTcaatacatgtaaaataattacaatcatacagagcattttctttaaacataatGGAATTCAATTAGAAACAAGTAAGCAAAGAcctctggaaaatctccaaatatgtggagattaaatccCATTCTTCTGAATAACCTATAAATCAAAGAAACCACAAAGGATACAAGAAATGTATTTGGAATTGaatgacaaataaatacaaaatataaaatttgtacttggcaactgaagcagagcttagaggaaaatttaaagtattaaataCTTATGTTAGAAATGTCTCAAATCAATGAGTCAAGCTaccactttaagaaactagacAGAGAAGATCAAATTAAGCACATAGaacacagaataaagaaaataaaacaaaaaaagttttgaatcctcagaaaaacaattgagaaattcaatgaaagcaaaaataggTTCTTTGAAAACTTTAATCACATGGAAAAATCTCTAGCCAGACTCAGCAGGGaacagagaaaaaacacaaaccatATCAAGAACTAAAAAGGGCACATCTCTGTAGATCCTACAGACACTGAAAAAATACTAGggcaatatttttaatagatttacaTGAATCATTTCAAGAAATTAGATGGAATATATAaattcctggaaaagaaaaaactaccaaTGCCCGCATAGTANNNNNNNNNNATATATAaattcctggaaaagaaaaaactaccaaTGCCCGCATAGTAAGAAATAGGTAACCTGCAAACTTTCtatctatgaaagaaatttaaCGTACAATTAAAACTCTTCCCTCAAAAACAGCTTTAGTTCTAGGTGGCTCCACTAATGAAGTCTACTGAAAATATAAGGAACACATAGTACTAGTTCTACGCAAGCTCTTCCCGAATATAGAAAATGAGGGAACACTCATCATCATTTTATAAAGCCAGAACTGCCCTCACATCAAAACtaaacaaagacatcacaagaaaagaaaactacagaccaataacCTTCatgaacagacacacaaaaattccaataaaatattaccaaatgaAATCTGGTAATTTGCAAGAATATAATAGATCATGATCTTGGGGAGTTTACACAAAGAATGCAAGTttggttcaacatccaaaaataaatCAGTTTATTTCACTGTATCAACAGACTAAGAGGGAaaaccaaatgatcatctcaataaatgcaaaaaaattgGTTAATACAATTCAGCATTAAGTGACAATAAAGATCTTAAAAACCTATGTGTATAGACAGGAACTTCTTAACCTAGTAAAGGGTATATAGAAATGACTTAGAGCTAACATATTTTGTGGTGAAAGAGATAATGATTTTTCCCTTTCAGATTGAGAAAGACCTAGATGTCCATGCTCATCATTTTCCTTCGACTTGAAATCCTAGCCAAAGTAATAAggccagaaaaaagaaataaatggaatgtaaattagaaagaaacagaatcatTTTTATTCATAAGGAACAttatcatctatgtagaaaattccaaagaatctaCAATAAAGGTCCAAGAATTAATAAGGGAGTTTGGCAAGGTTGAAAGATGCAAAGAcagtatataaatacataaacatatatttatatgtctataaatatgtgtatatatttgcttTAAAGTAACGATGTTTCAGTAAACATCACTGAAAATGGCAGAGTGAGGAATTCTAAGACTCCATCCCTCCACAAAAACAGCTAATAAGCTGACAAAAACCTTCAGAATTGACTTTTGTAAAACTCTGGAGTCTAGTAAAAATTGACAACAAAGAGGGGAAAGATTAACAAAGAACGAAGCTACTGTGTTGTGGTGACATAGTCCTGTGGCATTTCCATTGGGCACCTATTATCCCCCAGCTTGCAGGTTAGTGGCAGCTGTGAAGATGGCAGTTCGCACTCCTGGTGCAGGTTGTTAGCCAAAAACAGCAATATGAATtttattctcaaagaattttaGTTGAGTATTTCAAGAACTTATACGACCACCTGAAGGGCTGCCATAAAGgcttgcttttgtttctctgactcAGATTATTCCTGGAGCTGGGGTGAATTCCCAGATGGCATTTGGTAAAGTATTTAAAGACAAAAGTATTGGCTGCAGAAGCCCGAGTTTAGGGACAACAGTCAAGACAAGCAACAGACAGACTGAAAATATTGGGAAGGAAGAGGTTGAAAAGGGACATATGTGGGAGaataagagattttaaaaccTCAGGTACATACTGGGGAATTGAGACGGCTACACACATGCCCATGACTGGACGCATGCTTAAGAAAAGCCTGAGCAGACAGTGAGATTCTACCTTTGGGTGACCTTCGGGTTCCACACAACAGGGAACGGAGGCTAATGGTCTGGGTCAGTGTTGAAGGAGTGCCTCAAAGAGAACCAAATGCTCATCAAGAGATGAATAAATAACAAACTGTGGTAACATCCATATACTGGAATACtaatcagcaataaaaaacaGTCccttacaattaaaaaaacctgGACATATACAACAACAGATACaagaagactgaagaaaagaagtcagacagCCAAGGAACCTCAGGACCTGAGGGACAACACAACGAATTGCCTGGGTCTCCTTATTGCTTCCCGTATATCCTGGACAGGGATCTGCAGAATTCTCTAACCTGGAACCACCAGCAGGTATGGAGAAAAAGGGCTCCAAGAAAAGCCTGTATAGCTGAATTCTAGGATAAGATTGTGTTAGTATGTCATAGAATAGAGGCAGTTTGTATCTGCTGAACATCTCCAATTTACTTGGGATTATTTGGATGAAATCTGAACCGCAAACATCGTGTATAAAGGATCACAGTCGCAGCAATTCCTAGAACCCGCTCACGGTAGATGGACATTCCCTTTCTTTGGGGAAGTATGCTCCCTCTTTTCAGTCTCCTTATCACACTGCCACCACAACAGGTGACCAGAACGTGGTTAGCACGGTGATTGTTTGGTGGAAGCTctgtcatttctgtttctgttagtGACCACCACATCATGATAGACTTA from Equus quagga isolate Etosha38 chromosome 8, UCLA_HA_Equagga_1.0, whole genome shotgun sequence includes the following:
- the LOC124244233 gene encoding olfactory receptor-like protein OLF3, with translation MGQENKSQIWVREFILLGLSSDWVTQVSLFVLILAMYVVTTVGNVLILALIRLDSRLHTPMYFFLSVLSFVDLCYSNSFAPQMLAHFLSAQKSIPFHSCVLQFYVSLALGGSEFFLLGAMAYDRYVAVCHPLHYIVIMHGGLCLGLAAGCLVAGFMNSLMETIITFRLPLCHKVINHFACETLAVLRLACVDISFNKIMVAISGFLLIMLPCSLVLFSYGRIVAAILRIRSTQGRRKAFGTCASHLTVVCMCFGAAISTYLRPQSASSMEEEKMVALFYAVVAPMLNPLIYSLRNKEVMAALQKVLEKFRDKR